One genomic segment of Vibrio fluvialis includes these proteins:
- the norR gene encoding nitric oxide reductase transcriptional regulator NorR — protein MQDFSISTLVDMTIGLASGLNDEDRFNRLLDAVRKTIQCDCVALMSLQGDTLVPLAMQGLTRDTLGRRFLIHEHPRLNQICASTTPVRFDADSTLPDPFDGLLMDHDDDLPMHSCMGLPLIFGDKLLGVLTLDSLTTNAFEHIPLRSLEVLSAIAASTLKMALTFSQLEAQAKQTQQRLEELNEEAWERDGGEIIGSSDAMQVMKADLEVVAPSNFNILIHGETGVGKELVARTIHHLSPRKRQPLIYVNCAAIPENLVESELFGHVKGAFTGADRHRLGKFALADGGTLFLDEIGELPLAAQSKILRALQNNEIQPVGQDQVQTINVRILAATNRDLKQEVEAGRFRADLYHRLSVYPIHVPALRERNGDVTLLAGYFLEVARRKLGIVQLKIHQEALSQLIYYSWPGNVRELEHVINRAALKARAKHPMQTLITVSAEDIGVLEGEAHTPAKKVVKAAAEPAVDLSKGLRDATDDFQRRLVSEALTQADFNWAKAGRLLQIDRANLTRLAKRLGLNVTKTHKIEQN, from the coding sequence ATGCAGGATTTTTCTATTTCGACGCTGGTCGATATGACCATCGGCCTGGCGAGCGGGCTCAATGATGAAGACCGTTTCAACCGATTGTTGGATGCGGTGCGAAAGACGATTCAATGCGACTGCGTGGCGTTGATGTCGCTACAGGGCGACACGCTGGTGCCACTGGCGATGCAGGGCCTGACCCGCGATACCCTCGGACGTCGTTTTCTCATTCATGAACACCCGCGTCTGAATCAAATTTGCGCCTCAACGACTCCGGTACGCTTTGACGCCGACAGTACACTGCCCGACCCGTTTGACGGCCTGCTGATGGATCACGATGATGACCTGCCAATGCACTCCTGCATGGGGTTGCCGCTGATTTTCGGAGACAAACTGCTCGGCGTACTGACGCTCGACAGCCTGACGACCAACGCGTTTGAACATATTCCGCTGCGCAGCCTGGAAGTGTTATCCGCCATCGCCGCTTCGACCCTAAAAATGGCGCTGACCTTTTCTCAGCTCGAAGCGCAGGCAAAGCAGACCCAGCAGCGTCTGGAAGAGCTCAATGAAGAAGCGTGGGAACGTGATGGTGGCGAAATTATTGGGTCCAGTGACGCCATGCAAGTAATGAAAGCCGATTTGGAAGTCGTCGCGCCGTCCAACTTTAATATTCTGATTCACGGTGAAACTGGCGTGGGTAAAGAGCTGGTGGCGCGCACCATCCATCATCTGTCACCGCGTAAACGCCAACCGTTGATTTACGTTAACTGCGCCGCCATTCCGGAAAATTTGGTTGAAAGCGAATTGTTTGGTCACGTCAAAGGCGCTTTTACCGGCGCCGATCGCCATCGTCTCGGGAAGTTTGCGTTGGCAGACGGCGGCACCCTGTTTCTGGATGAGATCGGCGAACTGCCACTGGCGGCACAAAGTAAAATCTTGCGTGCGCTGCAGAACAACGAGATTCAGCCAGTGGGTCAAGATCAGGTGCAGACCATCAACGTGCGTATTCTTGCCGCGACCAACCGCGACTTAAAACAGGAAGTCGAAGCGGGCCGCTTCCGCGCGGACCTCTACCATCGCCTGAGTGTGTATCCTATTCACGTTCCGGCACTGCGCGAACGTAATGGCGATGTCACATTGCTGGCTGGTTATTTCCTCGAAGTGGCACGGCGTAAACTCGGCATCGTGCAGCTCAAAATTCATCAGGAAGCGCTCAGCCAACTGATCTACTACTCTTGGCCTGGCAACGTGCGCGAACTGGAGCACGTCATCAACCGCGCAGCATTAAAAGCGCGTGCCAAACATCCGATGCAGACGCTGATCACCGTCAGCGCCGAAGATATCGGTGTACTGGAAGGCGAAGCTCATACCCCAGCGAAAAAGGTGGTGAAAGCGGCAGCCGAGCCGGCGGTTGATCTGTCGAAGGGATTGCGTGATGCCACCGATGATTTTCAGCGTCGCTTAGTCAGTGAAGCGCTAACTCAAGCCGATTTTAACTGGGCGAAAGCGGGTCGTCTGCTCCAAATTGACCGGGCAAACCTCACTCGCCTTGCCAAACGCCTTGGGCTAAATGTAACGAAAACACACAAGATTGAGCAGAATTAG
- a CDS encoding mechanosensitive ion channel family protein encodes MEKLNAVIDYLLTHKLIFTLIILLFAVFMRRVALSQIRGDAAFLTEHQRKWMSSTKNGTFAATLFVLFVLWQPEISQFALSVTAIAVAIVVASKEIILCFTGSIQRASSRSFRIGDWIEVGKLSGEVIEHNMMATVIQEIDLQHGQYHYTGKTATLPNSMFFTFPVKNLNFMKRYVFHNFTVVVPEFVNLYPLVPVMHERIEEHFSHFIDVARRYNSMIEKHAGVDLPNAEPHIDITSAPAGEQIVHFMIFCPTERATHLEQLIRRDFMEEYERAFPRQPTLAEPSAAA; translated from the coding sequence GTGGAGAAGCTCAACGCGGTTATCGATTATCTGCTGACACACAAACTTATATTTACACTCATCATTTTACTGTTCGCGGTGTTCATGCGCCGGGTTGCGCTGTCGCAGATCCGTGGCGATGCGGCATTTTTAACCGAACATCAACGGAAATGGATGTCGAGTACCAAAAACGGTACCTTTGCCGCCACCTTGTTTGTGCTGTTTGTCTTGTGGCAACCGGAGATCAGCCAGTTTGCGTTGTCTGTTACCGCGATAGCCGTGGCTATTGTGGTTGCGTCCAAAGAGATCATCCTCTGTTTTACCGGTTCGATTCAGCGCGCCAGCTCGCGCTCATTCCGCATTGGCGACTGGATTGAAGTCGGCAAACTGAGCGGCGAAGTGATTGAGCACAACATGATGGCGACGGTGATTCAGGAAATCGACCTGCAACATGGCCAGTATCATTACACCGGCAAGACGGCGACTTTGCCGAACAGCATGTTTTTTACCTTTCCGGTCAAAAACCTCAATTTTATGAAACGCTACGTATTTCATAACTTCACGGTGGTGGTGCCGGAATTTGTGAATCTTTATCCGTTAGTGCCTGTCATGCATGAACGGATTGAAGAGCACTTCTCGCACTTTATTGATGTCGCGCGCCGCTACAACAGCATGATTGAAAAGCACGCTGGCGTGGATTTGCCGAATGCCGAGCCACACATCGACATTACCAGTGCGCCGGCAGGAGAGCAGATTGTGCACTTCATGATTTTCTGCCCGACCGAGCGGGCTACGCATCTTGAGCAGTTGATTCGCCGTGATTTTATGGAAGAGTACGAGCGAGCGTTTCCACGCCAGCCGACTCTCGCAGAGCCTTCAGCTGCGGCCTGA
- the pepT gene encoding peptidase T encodes MDNLVGRFLRYVTYDTQSKPKNHHCPSSTGQKVFALALHDELLELGLSEVSMDEHGYVMAKLPSNVNYPVPPIGFIAHMDTAPDAPGKHVKPQIVENYQGGDIALGKGDEVLSPIQYPDLHHLHGYNIITTDGNTLLGADNKAGIAEIITAVEMLMADPSIPHGDICIAFTPDEEIGRGANHFDVKKFGAQWAYTVDGGPVGELEYENFHAASAEVICHGVNVHPGTAKGKMVNAMHIAARFILMMPEQETPECTEGYQGFYHLKSAKMGVAKTQLDYLIRDFEREGLQARKAFLQQTVDELNRQLKKGHVELVVNDCYANMKEMIEPHPHIIELAKTAMEACDVQPLIKPIRGGTDGARLSFMGLPCPNIFTGGYNFHGIHEFITIEGMEQAVRVIVKLAENTAHHYR; translated from the coding sequence ATGGATAATCTTGTGGGGCGTTTTCTACGCTATGTAACCTACGACACTCAATCGAAACCGAAAAACCACCACTGCCCGAGTTCGACCGGTCAGAAGGTGTTTGCTCTGGCGCTGCACGACGAGCTGCTGGAACTGGGGCTGAGCGAGGTCAGTATGGACGAGCATGGTTATGTCATGGCTAAGCTGCCGTCCAATGTGAATTATCCGGTGCCGCCGATCGGCTTTATCGCGCACATGGACACCGCACCCGATGCCCCCGGTAAGCATGTGAAACCGCAAATCGTAGAAAACTATCAGGGTGGCGACATCGCGCTGGGTAAGGGAGACGAAGTACTGTCACCGATTCAATACCCGGATCTGCATCATCTGCATGGTTACAACATCATCACCACTGATGGCAACACTCTGCTCGGAGCCGACAACAAGGCGGGTATCGCGGAAATCATAACCGCAGTCGAAATGCTGATGGCGGATCCTTCGATTCCCCACGGGGATATTTGCATTGCTTTCACCCCGGATGAAGAGATTGGCCGCGGCGCGAATCATTTTGACGTGAAGAAGTTTGGCGCGCAGTGGGCATATACCGTTGATGGTGGACCTGTGGGCGAGTTGGAATATGAAAATTTCCACGCCGCGAGCGCGGAAGTGATTTGTCACGGCGTGAACGTGCACCCGGGGACTGCCAAAGGCAAGATGGTGAATGCGATGCACATCGCAGCGCGCTTTATCCTGATGATGCCAGAGCAGGAAACACCGGAGTGCACCGAAGGCTATCAGGGTTTCTATCATCTTAAGTCTGCCAAAATGGGCGTGGCGAAAACGCAACTGGATTACTTGATCCGCGATTTTGAACGTGAGGGCTTACAAGCTCGCAAAGCGTTTTTGCAGCAAACGGTGGACGAGTTAAACCGTCAACTCAAGAAAGGCCATGTGGAGTTAGTGGTCAACGACTGCTATGCCAACATGAAAGAGATGATTGAACCGCATCCGCACATCATTGAGTTAGCGAAAACAGCGATGGAAGCGTGCGATGTACAGCCGCTGATCAAACCGATTCGTGGCGGGACTGATGGCGCACGTTTGTCATTCATGGGGTTGCCATGTCCGAACATTTTTACTGGTGGCTACAACTTCCACGGTATTCATGAATTCATTACCATTGAAGGCATGGAACAGGCAGTTCGAGTGATTGTGAAACTGGCGGAAAATACCGCGCATCATTATCGCTAA
- a CDS encoding NupC/NupG family nucleoside CNT transporter, which produces MTLLFGFIGVLVLVLCAVALSESRKSINWKTVSRALLLQVGFAALVLYFPWGQSALASLSGGVSSLLGFADAGINFLFGDLANSGFIFAIRVLPIIIFFSALISALYYLGIMQKVIEFIGGGIQKFLGTSKAESLVATGNIFLSQGESPLLVRPFLSRMTRSELFAVMAGGMASVAGSVLGGYAGLGVDLKYLIAASFMAAPGSLLMAKIIVPERDTPVDQSDIEMDSAKDSNVIDALASGAMNGMKVAVAVGTMLIAFVSVIAMVNTGLESLGEVLGFSGVTLQALFGYLFSPLAWVIGVPSSDVLMAGSYIGQKIVMNEFVAFIDFVDHRALLSEHSQVIVTFALCGFANIGSIAIQLGSIGVIAPERRSEVANLGIKAVLAGTLANLMSACLAGIFISL; this is translated from the coding sequence ATGACACTTTTATTTGGATTCATCGGTGTTCTGGTGCTGGTACTGTGCGCGGTGGCGTTATCGGAAAGCCGCAAATCAATCAACTGGAAAACTGTCTCCCGCGCGCTTTTACTGCAAGTGGGTTTTGCCGCGCTGGTACTTTATTTCCCTTGGGGGCAAAGCGCGCTGGCGTCATTGAGTGGCGGCGTTTCCAGCCTATTGGGCTTTGCCGATGCGGGCATCAACTTCCTGTTTGGTGACCTGGCGAATTCGGGTTTTATCTTTGCTATTCGCGTCCTGCCCATCATCATTTTCTTCAGCGCGCTGATTTCTGCGCTTTACTACCTCGGCATCATGCAAAAGGTGATTGAGTTCATCGGTGGTGGTATTCAGAAATTCCTCGGCACCAGTAAAGCCGAATCGCTGGTGGCAACGGGCAACATCTTTTTATCGCAGGGTGAATCTCCGCTGTTGGTGCGTCCGTTCCTGTCACGCATGACCCGTTCAGAGCTGTTTGCGGTAATGGCGGGCGGTATGGCATCGGTTGCGGGCAGCGTGCTGGGTGGCTACGCCGGCCTGGGTGTGGATCTGAAATACCTGATTGCGGCAAGTTTCATGGCGGCTCCTGGCAGCCTGCTGATGGCGAAAATCATTGTGCCAGAGCGCGATACGCCAGTGGATCAGAGCGATATTGAAATGGACAGCGCTAAAGACAGCAACGTGATTGATGCTCTGGCGAGCGGCGCGATGAACGGTATGAAAGTCGCGGTGGCGGTTGGCACCATGCTGATCGCGTTCGTCAGCGTGATCGCCATGGTCAACACGGGTCTGGAAAGCTTGGGTGAAGTGCTGGGCTTTAGCGGCGTCACTCTGCAAGCGCTGTTTGGCTACCTGTTCTCGCCACTGGCATGGGTGATTGGCGTGCCAAGCAGTGATGTGCTGATGGCGGGTTCTTACATTGGTCAGAAAATCGTGATGAACGAGTTCGTTGCCTTCATCGACTTTGTTGACCACCGTGCACTGCTGAGTGAGCACTCGCAAGTGATTGTGACTTTTGCACTGTGTGGCTTTGCCAATATTGGTTCTATTGCGATTCAGTTGGGTTCGATTGGGGTAATCGCGCCAGAGCGCCGCTCTGAAGTGGCAAACCTCGGCATCAAAGCGGTACTGGCTGGTACGTTGGCTAACCTGATGAGTGCCTGTTTAGCCGGCATCTTTATCTCGCTGTAA
- a CDS encoding DUF4382 domain-containing protein — MKILPWMALSSAALLLAGCGGGDDSSVQTSKVSFSVSDAPVDSASSVTIGFTQVELVQADGSSIYLDVNPSDPSMDYEQIDLMDYQGTDSKLIITSQSIPVGTYKNLILHISTESNVNFVVDEDGTQALKQPSNKLQLGSFTVSDEATQAFTIEFDLRYSLVMRGSSGSTNGYILKPHGVSIVSNDEATNLSGTVDPTLFDEGTCSLSTGKYVYLYQGSVAASTLGDLVDESDSEFNTVVPDGVVSPYSSTEVADDGSYAFGYLPEGDYTVAFNCDGDDDSSIQYDGLTIPNPDGQVAEVTLTVGTTSTVNFTPVL; from the coding sequence ATGAAAATCTTACCTTGGATGGCACTCAGCAGTGCTGCTCTTTTACTTGCGGGCTGCGGTGGCGGCGATGATTCATCTGTACAAACGTCTAAAGTTTCCTTTTCGGTTTCAGATGCACCAGTCGACAGCGCAAGCTCCGTTACCATCGGTTTTACTCAGGTAGAGCTGGTTCAAGCAGACGGGTCGTCGATCTATCTGGACGTCAATCCTTCGGATCCCAGTATGGATTATGAACAGATTGACTTGATGGATTATCAAGGTACCGACTCGAAGTTGATCATCACCAGCCAGTCGATCCCGGTGGGTACTTATAAAAACCTGATCCTGCACATCAGCACCGAATCGAACGTGAATTTCGTCGTGGATGAAGATGGCACTCAGGCGCTCAAGCAACCTAGTAATAAGCTGCAACTGGGCAGCTTCACTGTCAGCGATGAAGCCACACAAGCGTTCACAATTGAATTTGATCTGCGATACTCACTGGTGATGCGTGGCAGCAGTGGCAGCACCAATGGTTACATTTTGAAACCTCATGGTGTGTCTATTGTGAGCAACGATGAAGCCACCAATTTGTCTGGCACCGTCGACCCAACCCTCTTTGATGAAGGCACCTGTTCGCTGAGTACTGGCAAATATGTGTACCTCTATCAGGGCAGCGTAGCGGCATCGACGCTGGGCGACCTGGTGGACGAAAGCGATTCTGAATTTAACACCGTGGTGCCAGATGGCGTGGTCTCTCCATACAGCTCTACGGAAGTGGCTGATGATGGCAGCTATGCCTTTGGTTATCTTCCGGAAGGGGATTATACCGTTGCGTTTAATTGTGACGGTGATGACGACAGCTCGATTCAGTACGACGGCCTGACCATTCCAAACCCGGATGGCCAAGTGGCTGAAGTGACGCTGACTGTGGGAACAACGAGTACAGTGAACTTTACCCCTGTGCTTTAA
- a CDS encoding alpha-amylase family glycosyl hydrolase gives MISSHPTDVILHAFDWPYSLITERAGVIEQAGYKAVLVSPPMKSYQHPSGTPWWQRYQPQDYRVIDNQLGNTEDFINMINALKALDLRVYADVVFNHMANESKQRLDLQYPSEADMKAYRKRSGYYQKQCLFGDLSQPLFNEDDFVEAFGIKDWKDKWQVQNGRITGGPHDQGLPTLRDNDHVVTQQQHYLLALKNLGVKGFRIDAAKHMTIEHLKKVWTEEITRDVHIFGEIITDGGATKEEYQLFLQPYLEETRLGAYDFPLFQTLFNALQPGGSLKGLIDPYCFGEALSKERAITFAITHDIPNNDVFANLVMTPQCEALAYSYVLGRDGGVPLIYTDLDPSGIRDGAGKPRWRDSWRDTQMVARIAFHNRMHGLPMVNIEANDDLLVFSRGEKGVVIINKSSRSQTVELNWPQSLTDVLSGETFASDGTQVMIETASMGSRMLWGSEK, from the coding sequence ATGATCAGTTCTCATCCGACGGATGTCATTTTGCATGCGTTCGACTGGCCATATTCTTTGATTACTGAGCGAGCTGGCGTTATTGAGCAGGCTGGCTACAAAGCGGTGCTGGTTTCGCCACCGATGAAATCTTATCAACACCCATCCGGTACTCCCTGGTGGCAGCGTTATCAGCCGCAGGACTATCGGGTTATCGACAACCAACTTGGCAACACCGAAGACTTTATTAACATGATCAACGCGTTAAAGGCGCTGGATCTTCGCGTATATGCTGATGTGGTGTTTAACCACATGGCCAATGAATCCAAACAGCGGCTTGATCTGCAATATCCGAGTGAGGCGGATATGAAGGCCTATCGCAAGCGTTCAGGCTACTACCAGAAACAGTGTCTGTTCGGCGATTTGTCTCAGCCGTTGTTCAACGAAGATGATTTCGTCGAAGCCTTCGGAATTAAAGATTGGAAAGACAAATGGCAGGTGCAGAACGGGCGCATTACCGGCGGCCCGCATGACCAAGGTTTGCCGACACTGCGAGACAACGACCATGTAGTGACACAGCAGCAACACTACCTGTTGGCGCTGAAAAATCTCGGTGTAAAAGGCTTTCGAATTGATGCCGCTAAGCACATGACGATTGAGCATCTGAAAAAAGTCTGGACGGAAGAGATTACCCGCGATGTGCACATCTTTGGTGAAATTATCACCGATGGTGGTGCAACCAAGGAAGAGTATCAGCTGTTTTTGCAGCCGTATCTGGAAGAGACCCGACTTGGGGCCTACGACTTTCCGCTGTTCCAGACGCTGTTTAATGCACTGCAACCGGGTGGCAGCCTGAAAGGGTTGATTGATCCCTATTGTTTTGGTGAAGCGCTCTCCAAAGAGCGGGCGATTACGTTTGCCATCACCCATGACATTCCCAACAACGATGTATTCGCCAATCTGGTGATGACGCCACAATGTGAAGCGCTGGCATACAGCTATGTATTGGGACGTGACGGTGGCGTGCCATTGATCTACACCGATCTGGATCCGAGTGGTATTCGTGATGGAGCAGGGAAGCCGCGCTGGCGGGACAGCTGGCGCGATACGCAGATGGTCGCCAGAATCGCATTTCACAACCGCATGCACGGTTTGCCGATGGTGAACATTGAAGCCAATGATGATCTGCTGGTGTTCAGCCGTGGTGAAAAAGGCGTGGTGATCATCAACAAGTCATCCCGCAGTCAGACGGTGGAACTCAACTGGCCGCAGTCACTGACGGATGTACTGAGTGGCGAGACGTTTGCGTCTGATGGCACGCAAGTGATGATAGAGACGGCCTCGATGGGTAGCAGGATGTTGTGGGGGAGCGAAAAATAG
- a CDS encoding DsbA family oxidoreductase, which produces MRTLRIDIVSDVVCPWCIIGYKRLQAALSILSNEVRAEIHWHPFELNPTMAPGGENLREHLARKYGTTPQASQQARDTLIRFGQEVGFSFQFFDDMRIYNTRKAHQLLMWANQHHKQGELEMLMFDAYFCHGQVMDDDEVLLGLTEQVGLNRAECQQVLADESWAKAVANTEQQWLQAGIHAVPAIIIEQRHLISGAQTTENLLQMLREIVSKSPTH; this is translated from the coding sequence ATGCGCACACTTCGAATTGACATCGTCTCCGATGTTGTCTGCCCTTGGTGCATCATCGGTTACAAAAGGCTGCAAGCCGCACTCAGCATCCTGTCAAACGAAGTCCGGGCGGAGATCCACTGGCACCCGTTTGAACTTAACCCCACCATGGCTCCGGGCGGCGAAAATCTGCGTGAACATCTGGCCCGCAAATACGGCACGACACCACAAGCCAGTCAGCAAGCACGGGATACGCTCATCCGCTTTGGCCAGGAAGTCGGCTTTTCATTTCAATTTTTTGATGACATGCGTATCTACAACACACGTAAAGCCCATCAACTGCTGATGTGGGCGAATCAACACCACAAGCAGGGCGAACTGGAAATGCTGATGTTCGATGCATACTTCTGTCATGGCCAAGTGATGGACGATGATGAAGTGCTGCTCGGCCTCACAGAGCAGGTCGGCCTCAACCGGGCCGAATGCCAGCAGGTTCTGGCGGACGAATCCTGGGCGAAAGCGGTAGCCAATACCGAGCAGCAATGGTTGCAGGCGGGCATTCACGCCGTGCCGGCGATCATCATCGAGCAGCGCCATCTGATATCCGGGGCGCAAACCACCGAGAACCTCTTGCAGATGCTGCGTGAGATTGTCAGCAAATCACCAACGCACTAA
- a CDS encoding restriction endonuclease subunit S — protein sequence MSDFEKELEQMSQEMGSEPEVALPSLEEQKAIAAELKKLEAEGKLTPEVMEQYFGKFFAESDTPVH from the coding sequence ATGAGCGATTTTGAGAAAGAACTGGAGCAGATGTCACAGGAAATGGGTAGCGAGCCAGAGGTGGCGCTGCCAAGCCTGGAAGAGCAGAAAGCGATTGCTGCTGAGCTGAAAAAGCTTGAAGCGGAAGGCAAACTGACGCCGGAAGTGATGGAACAGTACTTCGGTAAGTTCTTCGCAGAATCTGACACGCCCGTTCACTAA
- a CDS encoding methyl-accepting chemotaxis protein, whose product MFKFNNMTIKQKVVLGITLAVLASTIILGVMAQRQARDVLEHRLVDIELPSMLEQISAQIDREVSTLLQAAEQIANNEFIKQAIANKDIDPAAEAVLVKQLNNVRNQYKLNDASVANRKTAYYWNQNGFLRQLNQQQDGWFFGFTSSGNQTMVSMFQEATGEVKMFANYQQLNGDSMSGLSKSMDDMVKLLNGFKIEDTGFVFLTDAKGNVQIHRQKNQAKASLNSLYGADSNQLLNKSGFNLINTQYNGEQVFVASLYIKSMDWFVIGTVPVNEVFADLDQMAQRMLIITIVVAAIFIVMGIVLANSIANPIRQIAQRFTDLGKGDGDLSQRIEIAGKDEIAQLSSGFNGFIEKIHQSMKEVASTSNSLQMAAETVSHKANTTHDNSQQQRDQTIQVVTAINQMGATISEIASNAATAAETANQASGSTDEGRVVVNKAKDAISRLAADIESTGQVVQQLAATTQDIGSILDVIRDISDQTNLLALNAAIEAARAGEQGRGFAVVADEVRNLASRTASSTEEIQKMINQLQSDAKDAVTAMSAGIAVTSEGVSSSDEAVQVLVSISDRIHDISDRNTQVATATEEQSTVVHTINQNIEEINAINEVTTSTAEELAEASQELRDLSARLDKMVGSFKL is encoded by the coding sequence ATGTTCAAATTCAATAATATGACAATTAAACAAAAGGTGGTGCTCGGAATTACTCTGGCCGTGCTCGCCTCGACCATCATTCTGGGTGTGATGGCTCAACGTCAGGCACGTGATGTGCTCGAGCATCGTTTGGTAGACATTGAGCTGCCATCCATGCTGGAACAGATCAGCGCTCAGATCGACCGCGAAGTGAGTACGCTTCTTCAGGCCGCGGAACAGATCGCCAATAACGAATTCATTAAGCAAGCCATTGCCAACAAGGATATCGATCCTGCGGCAGAGGCAGTGCTGGTTAAACAGCTGAACAACGTGCGCAATCAGTACAAACTGAACGACGCCTCGGTGGCCAACCGCAAAACGGCTTATTACTGGAACCAGAATGGCTTCCTGCGCCAGCTTAATCAGCAGCAGGATGGCTGGTTCTTCGGTTTCACCTCATCGGGTAACCAAACCATGGTGAGTATGTTCCAGGAAGCAACGGGCGAAGTGAAAATGTTTGCCAACTATCAGCAGCTGAACGGTGACAGTATGTCCGGTCTGTCCAAGTCGATGGACGACATGGTGAAACTGCTGAACGGTTTCAAAATTGAAGATACCGGTTTTGTGTTCCTGACCGATGCGAAAGGGAACGTGCAGATTCATCGTCAGAAGAATCAGGCCAAAGCGTCGCTCAACAGCCTGTATGGCGCGGACTCAAATCAGTTGCTGAACAAGTCGGGTTTTAACCTGATTAACACTCAGTACAACGGCGAACAAGTGTTTGTCGCGAGTTTGTACATTAAATCGATGGACTGGTTCGTGATTGGTACGGTGCCGGTTAATGAAGTGTTCGCCGATCTCGACCAAATGGCGCAGCGTATGTTGATCATCACGATTGTGGTGGCGGCGATTTTCATCGTGATGGGTATTGTGCTGGCGAACAGCATTGCCAATCCGATTCGTCAAATCGCGCAGCGCTTTACTGATCTGGGTAAAGGTGACGGTGACCTGTCACAGCGTATTGAGATCGCGGGCAAAGATGAAATTGCTCAGCTCTCTTCAGGTTTCAACGGTTTTATCGAAAAGATTCATCAGTCGATGAAGGAAGTGGCTTCTACCAGCAATTCGCTACAAATGGCGGCGGAAACCGTTTCGCACAAAGCCAACACCACTCACGACAACAGCCAGCAGCAGCGTGACCAGACTATTCAGGTGGTGACTGCCATTAACCAGATGGGCGCGACCATCTCGGAAATTGCGTCAAACGCGGCAACCGCAGCAGAAACGGCGAATCAGGCTTCAGGCAGCACTGACGAAGGCCGTGTCGTAGTGAACAAAGCTAAAGATGCGATCAGCCGACTGGCGGCCGACATCGAAAGTACGGGTCAGGTCGTACAGCAACTGGCAGCCACGACACAAGACATCGGTTCAATCCTTGATGTGATTCGCGATATTTCGGATCAAACCAACCTGTTGGCACTGAACGCGGCAATTGAAGCGGCGCGTGCGGGCGAACAGGGCCGTGGCTTTGCCGTGGTGGCCGATGAAGTGCGTAATCTGGCCAGCCGCACTGCATCGTCGACCGAAGAGATTCAGAAGATGATCAATCAGCTGCAAAGCGATGCCAAAGACGCTGTAACGGCCATGTCGGCGGGTATTGCTGTGACATCAGAAGGGGTTTCTTCGTCGGATGAAGCGGTGCAGGTGTTGGTGAGTATTTCGGATCGCATTCACGACATCTCGGATCGCAACACGCAAGTGGCAACCGCGACCGAAGAGCAGTCAACCGTGGTGCACACCATTAACCAGAACATCGAAGAGATCAACGCCATCAACGAAGTGACCACCAGCACCGCAGAAGAGCTGGCGGAAGCGAGTCAGGAGCTGCGCGACCTGTCGGCACGTCTGGATAAGATGGTAGGCAGCTTTAAGCTCTAG